One Accipiter gentilis chromosome 11, bAccGen1.1, whole genome shotgun sequence DNA window includes the following coding sequences:
- the MAPK8IP2 gene encoding C-Jun-amino-terminal kinase-interacting protein 2 isoform X1: MADRAEMFSLSTFHSLSPPGCRPPQDISLEEFDDEDLSEITDDCGIGLNYDSDHYEKDCLVLERGEQPHPICTFQDDFQEFEMIDDNEEDEEEEEEEEEEGNELEAPPSPSASPIPSPALEETQKHRPTTLNLTAPGTQDSLNNNGSFPPPAHRTTWQDALLHSSSSSSSHTGHSSPHACIQDGPCLESPKGPSTGGAGQAPASLQPSPFDSQGNSHESLAHGNPSPPRAGEDYNMNIISSALRAPHSPSRLHQPPPKPSLSPTGPAAPPGPDAGSPPQAPAAANGRRAPPKHEAAGGRERLAPSEGGGLGAGSPGSPTAPREQPGSPRPREEPAAGAVAERHDGQSARLTGAYVRPAEPLSSDGEGPQPGRAASVRGHPSGSSETTSPSSDPGIEADLTSRTAKPFLPGGRHGEELSSPGSDSDVEGEIEAAFAGGRLVSNMISSISETELDLSSDSSSGRSSHLTNSIEEASSPTSEAELETELEAPGLMGIKDSLLLDKGKEEEEETLERELPEHGVVRRESLAELKMEGYYDSLNPVDSSAPAGQTDLSTSSPLDLKIDPDHSLESIRRSFYLPVGPKLMPEADEEDNSEYDSDSESEPDLSEDSDSPWLLSNLVNKMISEGSYPIKCPDECFQQTHSLCDTISPASDLEPEILSEALDGEPGSRDSPVGTGEPAALAHCQRAIELVDMETLRSSLQRAEDERALGAGTEPVPELPADEPGPFLFLSNPTNDTIAPVFPGRPVTLDRLGTSEVLATFGCRPAPPRTSPRASPGTETAAGEHRTTVAPPATGPEDWAIDRDLDSGVLEADDMIDDVRLAPQGQGPDASSPALDVSTAKTNRGFTMAYSTDEDEAPYLKGSPFPEDPLRGSFGGELPPAPAALEPRALDESLAYDSMKYTLVVDEHTQLELVSLRRCTSVLSDDSDLLRACDRCDLEDEAAFGDGLVAPDAHSSSEDSSPEADLQFSKKFLNVFVNSTSRSSSTESFGLFSCMVNGEEREQTHRAVFRFIPRHEDELELDVDDPILVELEEDDYWYRGYNMRTGERGIFPAFYAHEVVGQARDAIGLKRNPCWVERFNVQFLGSVEVPYHQGNGILCAAMQKIATTRKLTVHLRPPASCDLEITLQGIKLILTVTEYSRDEEFERCSHFFQMKNISFCGCHPRNSCYFGFITKHPVLSRFACHVFVSQESMRHVAECVGRAFQEYYQEHLEYACPTEDIYLE, encoded by the exons ATGGCGGATCGCGCCGAGATGTTCTCGCTCTCCACCTTCCACTCGCTCTCCCCGCCCGGCTGCAG gcccccccaggACATCAGCCTGGAGGAGTTCGATGACGAGGACCTGTCGGAGATCACAGATGATTGCGGCATTGGGCTGAACTACGACTCGGACCACTATGAGAAG GACTGTCTGGTGCTGGAGCGCGGCGAGCAGCCGCACCCCATCTGCACCTTCCAGGACGACTTCCAGGAGTTCGAGATGATCGACGACAacgaggaggatgaggaggaagaggaggaggaggaggaggagggcaatGAACTGGAAGCTCCACCATCCCCTTCAGCCTCACCCATCCCCTCGCCCGCCCTGGAGGAGACACAGAAGCACCGACCCACCACCCTCAACCTGACGGCCCCGGGCACCCAG GACTCCCTGAACAACAACGGCAGCTTCCCACCGCCCGCTCACCGCACCACCTGGCAGGACGCCCTtctccactcctcctcctcctcttcctcacacaCTG GACACTCATCTCCCCATGCCTGCATCCAAGACGGACCCTGCCTGGAGAGCCCGAAGGGGCCGAGcaccggcggggccgggcaggcCCCCGCCTCGCTGCAGCCCTCCCCCTTTGACTCGCAAGGCAACAGCCACGAGTCCCTGGCACATGGTAACCCATCGCCCCCGAGAGCCGGGGAAGATTATAACATGAATATCATCTCCTCTGCGCTCCGAGCACCGCACTCCCCGTCGCGCCTCCACCAGCCGCCCCCTAAACCGTCTCTCTCTCCAACAGGGCCTGCGGCTCCTCCCGGCCCTGACGCGGGCTCGCCACCCCAGGCCCCCGCGGCCGCCAACGGCCGCCGCGCCCCACCAAAGCACGAAGCGGCCGGCGGCCGGGAGAGGCTGGCGCCCAGCGAAGGGGGCGGCCTGGGGGCCGGGAGCCCGGGGTCCCCCACGGCCCCCCGCGAGCAGCCCGGCTCCCCGCGGCCTCGGGAGGAGCCGGCGGCCGGGGCCGTCGCCGAGCGGCACGACGGGCAGAGCGCCCGGCTGACGGGTGCCTACGTGCGCCCCGCGGAGCCGCTCAGCTCCGACGGGGAGGGCCCGCAGCCCGGCCGGGCGGCCAGCGTGCGCGGGCACCCCTCGGGCTCCTCGGAGACCACCTCGCCCTCCTCGGACCCCGGCATCGAGGCCGACCTCACCAGCAGGACCGCCAAGCCCTTCCTGCCCGGCGGCCGGCACGGCGAAGAGCTCAGCTCGCCCGGCTCCGACTCAGACGTGGAGGGGGAGATTGAGGCGGCCTTCGCTGGCGGGCGCCTGGTCAGCAACATGATCTCCTCCATCTCGGAGACGGAGCTGGACCTGAGCAGCGACAGCAGCAGCGGGAGGTCCTCCCACCTCACCAACTCCATCGAGGAGGCCAGCTCGCCCACCTCGGAGGCCGAGCTGGAGACAGAGCTGGAGGCCCCCGGCCTGATGGGCATCAAGGACTCCCTGCTGCTGGacaagggcaaggaggaggaggaggagaccctGGAGAGGGAGCTCCCAGAGCACGGCGTGGTGAGACGGGAGAGCCTGGCGGAGCTGAAGATGGAGGGCTACTATGACAGCCTGAACCCAGTGGACTCCTCTGCGCCTGCGGGCCAGACGGACCTCTCCACCTCCAGCCCCCTGGACCTGAAGATTGACCCAGACCACAGCCTGGAGAGCATCCGGCGCTCCTTCTACCTGCCTGTGGGGCCCAAGCTGATGCCCGAGGCTGACGAGGAGGACAACAGTGAGTACGACTCCGACTCGGAGTCAGAGCCCGACCTGAGCGAGGACTCGGACTCGCCCTGGCTGCTCAGCAACCTTGTCAACAAGATGATCTCTGAGGGCTCCTACCCCATCAAGTGCCCGGATGAGTGCTTCCAGCAGACCCACTCGCTCTGCGACACCATCTCCCCGGCCTCCGACCTGGAGCCCGAGATCCTGAGCGAGGCACTGGATGGGGAGCCCGGCTCGCGGGACTCCCCAGTGGGCACGGGGGAGCCGGCCGCCCTGGCCCACTGCCAGCGCGCCATTGAGCTGGTGGACATGGAGACGCTGCGCAGCTCCCTCCAGCGCGCCGAGGACGAGCGGGCCCTGGGTGCTGGGACAGAGCCGGTGCCAGAGCTGCCCGCTGATGAGCCGGGCCCCTTCCTCTTCCTGAGCAACCCCACCAACGACACCATCGCACCTGTCTTCCCGGGGCGCCCCGTCACCCTCGACAGGCTGGGCACCTCCGAGGTCCTGGCCACCTTCGGctgccgccccgcgccgccccgcacCTCCCCGCGTGCCTCCCCCGGGACCGAGACTGCCGCCGGGGAGCACCGCACCACCGTGGCGCCGCCAGCCACCGGCCCGGAGGACTGGGCCATCGACAGGGACCTGGACTCGGGCGTCCTGGAGGCCGACGACATGATCGACGACGTCCGGTTAGCACCCCAGGGGCAGGGCCCCGACGCCAGCTCGCCCGCCCTGGATGTCTCCACCGCCAAGACCAACCGCGGCTTCACCATGGCCTACTCCACGGACGAGGACGAGGCGCCCTACCTGAAGGGCTCCCCCTTCCCCGAGGACCCGCTGCGGGGAAGCTTCGGGGGGGAGCTGCCACCTGCCCCTGCGGCGCTGGAGCCACGGGCGCTGGATGAGTCCCTGGCCTACGACTCGATGAAGTACACGCTAGTGGTGGACGAGCACACGCAGCTGGAGCTGGTGAGCCTGCGGCGCTGCACCTCGGTGCTGAGTGACGACAGCGACCTGCTCCGTGCCTGCGACCGCTGCGACTTGGAGGATGAGGCGGCCTTCGGGGATGGGCTGGTGGCCCCTGATGCCCACAGCTCCTCCGAGGACTCGTCCCCCGAGGCCGACCTGCAGTTCTCCAAGAAGTTCCTCAATGTCTTCGTCAACAGCACCTCCCGTTCCTCCA gCACAGAGTCCTTTGGGCTGTTCTCCTGCATGGTGAACGGGGAGGAGCGGGAGCAAACCCACCGGGCTGTCTTCAG GTTCATCCCCCGCCACGAGGACGAGCTGGAGCTGGACGTGGATGACCCCATCCtggtggagctggaggaggatgaCTACTGGTACCGGGGCTACAATATGCGGACGGGGGAGAGGGGCATCTTCCCCGCCTTCTACGCCCATGAGGTCGTCGGCCAAGCCAGGGACGCCATTG GCCTGAAGAGGAACCCATGCTGGGTGGAGCGGTTCAACGTGCAGTTCCTGGGCTCGGTGGAGGTGCCGTATCACCAGGGCAATGGCATCCTCTGTGCCGCCATGCAGAAG ATTGCCACCACTAGGAAGCTGACGGTGCACCTGCGCCCGCCGGCCAGCTGCGACCTGGAGATCACGCTGCAGGGCATCAAGCTCATCCTCACTGTCACCGAGTACAGCCGGGATGAGGAG tttgaGCGCTGCAGCCACTTCTTCCAGATGAAGAACATCTCCTTCTGCGGGTGCCACCCCCGGAACAGCTG CTACTTTGGGTTCATCACCAAGCACCCGGTGCTGAGCCGCTTTGCCTGCCACGTCTTCGTCTCCCAGGAATCCATGCGACATGTCGCCGAGTGCGTCGG ACGAGCGTTTCAGGAATATTACCAGGAGCACCTGGAGTACGCCTGCCCCACAGAGGACATTTACCTGGAGTAA
- the MAPK8IP2 gene encoding C-Jun-amino-terminal kinase-interacting protein 2 isoform X2, with product MADRAEMFSLSTFHSLSPPGCRPPQDISLEEFDDEDLSEITDDCGIGLNYDSDHYEKDCLVLERGEQPHPICTFQDDFQEFEMIDDNEEDEEEEEEEEEEGNELEAPPSPSASPIPSPALEETQKHRPTTLNLTAPGTQDSLNNNGSFPPPAHRTTWQDALLHSSSSSSSHTGHSSPHACIQDGPCLESPKGPSTGGAGQAPASLQPSPFDSQGNSHESLAHGPAAPPGPDAGSPPQAPAAANGRRAPPKHEAAGGRERLAPSEGGGLGAGSPGSPTAPREQPGSPRPREEPAAGAVAERHDGQSARLTGAYVRPAEPLSSDGEGPQPGRAASVRGHPSGSSETTSPSSDPGIEADLTSRTAKPFLPGGRHGEELSSPGSDSDVEGEIEAAFAGGRLVSNMISSISETELDLSSDSSSGRSSHLTNSIEEASSPTSEAELETELEAPGLMGIKDSLLLDKGKEEEEETLERELPEHGVVRRESLAELKMEGYYDSLNPVDSSAPAGQTDLSTSSPLDLKIDPDHSLESIRRSFYLPVGPKLMPEADEEDNSEYDSDSESEPDLSEDSDSPWLLSNLVNKMISEGSYPIKCPDECFQQTHSLCDTISPASDLEPEILSEALDGEPGSRDSPVGTGEPAALAHCQRAIELVDMETLRSSLQRAEDERALGAGTEPVPELPADEPGPFLFLSNPTNDTIAPVFPGRPVTLDRLGTSEVLATFGCRPAPPRTSPRASPGTETAAGEHRTTVAPPATGPEDWAIDRDLDSGVLEADDMIDDVRLAPQGQGPDASSPALDVSTAKTNRGFTMAYSTDEDEAPYLKGSPFPEDPLRGSFGGELPPAPAALEPRALDESLAYDSMKYTLVVDEHTQLELVSLRRCTSVLSDDSDLLRACDRCDLEDEAAFGDGLVAPDAHSSSEDSSPEADLQFSKKFLNVFVNSTSRSSSTESFGLFSCMVNGEEREQTHRAVFRFIPRHEDELELDVDDPILVELEEDDYWYRGYNMRTGERGIFPAFYAHEVVGQARDAIGLKRNPCWVERFNVQFLGSVEVPYHQGNGILCAAMQKIATTRKLTVHLRPPASCDLEITLQGIKLILTVTEYSRDEEFERCSHFFQMKNISFCGCHPRNSCYFGFITKHPVLSRFACHVFVSQESMRHVAECVGRAFQEYYQEHLEYACPTEDIYLE from the exons ATGGCGGATCGCGCCGAGATGTTCTCGCTCTCCACCTTCCACTCGCTCTCCCCGCCCGGCTGCAG gcccccccaggACATCAGCCTGGAGGAGTTCGATGACGAGGACCTGTCGGAGATCACAGATGATTGCGGCATTGGGCTGAACTACGACTCGGACCACTATGAGAAG GACTGTCTGGTGCTGGAGCGCGGCGAGCAGCCGCACCCCATCTGCACCTTCCAGGACGACTTCCAGGAGTTCGAGATGATCGACGACAacgaggaggatgaggaggaagaggaggaggaggaggaggagggcaatGAACTGGAAGCTCCACCATCCCCTTCAGCCTCACCCATCCCCTCGCCCGCCCTGGAGGAGACACAGAAGCACCGACCCACCACCCTCAACCTGACGGCCCCGGGCACCCAG GACTCCCTGAACAACAACGGCAGCTTCCCACCGCCCGCTCACCGCACCACCTGGCAGGACGCCCTtctccactcctcctcctcctcttcctcacacaCTG GACACTCATCTCCCCATGCCTGCATCCAAGACGGACCCTGCCTGGAGAGCCCGAAGGGGCCGAGcaccggcggggccgggcaggcCCCCGCCTCGCTGCAGCCCTCCCCCTTTGACTCGCAAGGCAACAGCCACGAGTCCCTGGCACATG GGCCTGCGGCTCCTCCCGGCCCTGACGCGGGCTCGCCACCCCAGGCCCCCGCGGCCGCCAACGGCCGCCGCGCCCCACCAAAGCACGAAGCGGCCGGCGGCCGGGAGAGGCTGGCGCCCAGCGAAGGGGGCGGCCTGGGGGCCGGGAGCCCGGGGTCCCCCACGGCCCCCCGCGAGCAGCCCGGCTCCCCGCGGCCTCGGGAGGAGCCGGCGGCCGGGGCCGTCGCCGAGCGGCACGACGGGCAGAGCGCCCGGCTGACGGGTGCCTACGTGCGCCCCGCGGAGCCGCTCAGCTCCGACGGGGAGGGCCCGCAGCCCGGCCGGGCGGCCAGCGTGCGCGGGCACCCCTCGGGCTCCTCGGAGACCACCTCGCCCTCCTCGGACCCCGGCATCGAGGCCGACCTCACCAGCAGGACCGCCAAGCCCTTCCTGCCCGGCGGCCGGCACGGCGAAGAGCTCAGCTCGCCCGGCTCCGACTCAGACGTGGAGGGGGAGATTGAGGCGGCCTTCGCTGGCGGGCGCCTGGTCAGCAACATGATCTCCTCCATCTCGGAGACGGAGCTGGACCTGAGCAGCGACAGCAGCAGCGGGAGGTCCTCCCACCTCACCAACTCCATCGAGGAGGCCAGCTCGCCCACCTCGGAGGCCGAGCTGGAGACAGAGCTGGAGGCCCCCGGCCTGATGGGCATCAAGGACTCCCTGCTGCTGGacaagggcaaggaggaggaggaggagaccctGGAGAGGGAGCTCCCAGAGCACGGCGTGGTGAGACGGGAGAGCCTGGCGGAGCTGAAGATGGAGGGCTACTATGACAGCCTGAACCCAGTGGACTCCTCTGCGCCTGCGGGCCAGACGGACCTCTCCACCTCCAGCCCCCTGGACCTGAAGATTGACCCAGACCACAGCCTGGAGAGCATCCGGCGCTCCTTCTACCTGCCTGTGGGGCCCAAGCTGATGCCCGAGGCTGACGAGGAGGACAACAGTGAGTACGACTCCGACTCGGAGTCAGAGCCCGACCTGAGCGAGGACTCGGACTCGCCCTGGCTGCTCAGCAACCTTGTCAACAAGATGATCTCTGAGGGCTCCTACCCCATCAAGTGCCCGGATGAGTGCTTCCAGCAGACCCACTCGCTCTGCGACACCATCTCCCCGGCCTCCGACCTGGAGCCCGAGATCCTGAGCGAGGCACTGGATGGGGAGCCCGGCTCGCGGGACTCCCCAGTGGGCACGGGGGAGCCGGCCGCCCTGGCCCACTGCCAGCGCGCCATTGAGCTGGTGGACATGGAGACGCTGCGCAGCTCCCTCCAGCGCGCCGAGGACGAGCGGGCCCTGGGTGCTGGGACAGAGCCGGTGCCAGAGCTGCCCGCTGATGAGCCGGGCCCCTTCCTCTTCCTGAGCAACCCCACCAACGACACCATCGCACCTGTCTTCCCGGGGCGCCCCGTCACCCTCGACAGGCTGGGCACCTCCGAGGTCCTGGCCACCTTCGGctgccgccccgcgccgccccgcacCTCCCCGCGTGCCTCCCCCGGGACCGAGACTGCCGCCGGGGAGCACCGCACCACCGTGGCGCCGCCAGCCACCGGCCCGGAGGACTGGGCCATCGACAGGGACCTGGACTCGGGCGTCCTGGAGGCCGACGACATGATCGACGACGTCCGGTTAGCACCCCAGGGGCAGGGCCCCGACGCCAGCTCGCCCGCCCTGGATGTCTCCACCGCCAAGACCAACCGCGGCTTCACCATGGCCTACTCCACGGACGAGGACGAGGCGCCCTACCTGAAGGGCTCCCCCTTCCCCGAGGACCCGCTGCGGGGAAGCTTCGGGGGGGAGCTGCCACCTGCCCCTGCGGCGCTGGAGCCACGGGCGCTGGATGAGTCCCTGGCCTACGACTCGATGAAGTACACGCTAGTGGTGGACGAGCACACGCAGCTGGAGCTGGTGAGCCTGCGGCGCTGCACCTCGGTGCTGAGTGACGACAGCGACCTGCTCCGTGCCTGCGACCGCTGCGACTTGGAGGATGAGGCGGCCTTCGGGGATGGGCTGGTGGCCCCTGATGCCCACAGCTCCTCCGAGGACTCGTCCCCCGAGGCCGACCTGCAGTTCTCCAAGAAGTTCCTCAATGTCTTCGTCAACAGCACCTCCCGTTCCTCCA gCACAGAGTCCTTTGGGCTGTTCTCCTGCATGGTGAACGGGGAGGAGCGGGAGCAAACCCACCGGGCTGTCTTCAG GTTCATCCCCCGCCACGAGGACGAGCTGGAGCTGGACGTGGATGACCCCATCCtggtggagctggaggaggatgaCTACTGGTACCGGGGCTACAATATGCGGACGGGGGAGAGGGGCATCTTCCCCGCCTTCTACGCCCATGAGGTCGTCGGCCAAGCCAGGGACGCCATTG GCCTGAAGAGGAACCCATGCTGGGTGGAGCGGTTCAACGTGCAGTTCCTGGGCTCGGTGGAGGTGCCGTATCACCAGGGCAATGGCATCCTCTGTGCCGCCATGCAGAAG ATTGCCACCACTAGGAAGCTGACGGTGCACCTGCGCCCGCCGGCCAGCTGCGACCTGGAGATCACGCTGCAGGGCATCAAGCTCATCCTCACTGTCACCGAGTACAGCCGGGATGAGGAG tttgaGCGCTGCAGCCACTTCTTCCAGATGAAGAACATCTCCTTCTGCGGGTGCCACCCCCGGAACAGCTG CTACTTTGGGTTCATCACCAAGCACCCGGTGCTGAGCCGCTTTGCCTGCCACGTCTTCGTCTCCCAGGAATCCATGCGACATGTCGCCGAGTGCGTCGG ACGAGCGTTTCAGGAATATTACCAGGAGCACCTGGAGTACGCCTGCCCCACAGAGGACATTTACCTGGAGTAA
- the CHKB gene encoding choline/ethanolamine kinase: MAAAGQGSGPGAVPAATRLQAYAWCREFLAGSWKLIGPEEFGIGPVSGGLSNLLFKCALPEHILSVGDEPRQVLLRVYGAILQGVDSLVLESVMFAILAERALGPRLYGVFPQGRLEQYIPSRRLRTEDLQDPDISKEIAVKMSRFHGMVMPFNKEPKWLFGTMEWYLKQISELTFPKEEQLKKFNHLKTYNLQEEMKSLRELLESTPSPVVFCHNDVQEGNILLLAGHEASSSDKLMLIDFEYSSYNYRGFDIGNHFCEWVYNYTHDSWPFFKASPENYPSRQQQLHFIRHYLSEDSGRRGDTTHEEQARIEEEMLTEISRFTLASHFFWGLWSIVQAKISTIEFGYLDYAQSRFEAYFQHKAQCS; encoded by the exons atggcggcggcggggcaggggagCGGTCCCGGGGCCGTGCCCGCCGCCACCCGCCTGCAGGCTTATGCTTGGTGCCGGGAGTTCCTCGCCGGTTCTTGGAAGCTCATCGGGCCCGAGGAATTCGGCATCGGGCCCGTCAG CGGGGGGCTCAGCAACCTGCTGTTCAAGTGCGCGCTGCCGGAGCACATCCTCAGCGTGGGGGACGAGCCCCGGCAGGTGCTGCTGCGCGTCTATGGGGCCATCCTGCAG GGTGTGGACTCACTGGTGCTGGAGAGCGTGATGTTCGCCATCCTGGCCGAGCGGGCGCTGGGGCCACGGCTCTATGGGGTCTTTCCCCAGGGGCGGCTGGAGCAGTACATTCCA aGCCGGCGCCTACGGACTGAGGACCTGCAGGACCCCGACATCTCCAAGGAGATCGCGGTGAAGATGTCCCGGTTCCATGGCATGGTGATGCCCTTCAACAAGGAGCCCAAGTGGCTGTTTGGGACCATGGAGTG GTATCTGAAGCAGATTTCGGAGCTCACCTTCCCCAAGGAAGAGCAGCTGAAGAAGTTCAACCACCTCAAGACCTATAACCTGCAGGAAGAGATGAAGAGCCTCAG ggagctgctggagtCCACCCCCTCGCCAGTGGTCTTCTGTCACAACGACGTCCAGGAGG GGAAcatcctgctgctggctggacACGAGGCTTCCTCCTCCGACAAGCTCATGCTCATCGACTTCGAGTACAGCAGCTACAACTaccg GGGCTTCGACATCGGCAACCACTTCTGCGAATGGGTTTACAACTACACCCACGATTCCTGGCCCTTCTTCAAGGCTTCCCCAGAGAACTACCCCAGCCGGCAGCAGCAG CTGCATTTCATCCGGCATTACCTCTCGGAGGACTCGGGGCGACGCGGGGACACCACACACGAGGAGCAGGCCCGCATCGAGGAGGAGATGCTCACGGAGATCAGTCG GTTCACTTTGGCCTCCCACTTCTTCTGGGGCCTGTGGTCCATTGTGCAGGCGAAGATCTCCACCATCGAGTTCGGGTACCTG gACTATGCACAGAGCCGCTTTGAGGCCTACTTCCAGCACAAGGCGCAGTGCTCCTGA